One part of the Arthrobacter tumbae genome encodes these proteins:
- a CDS encoding RNA polymerase sigma factor, whose amino-acid sequence MSAKKTTAPVLTEPGTTATKRKTSAAKPASKAATARGAKRVANEGSVDTKAPEATSGEVPEQEAGSGAADVDAADTETAEPEAAEATTGSGFVYSDADDDDAPAQQVVSAGATADPVKDYLKQIGKVALLNAEQEVDLALRIEAGLFAEEKLAANENIDPKLRRELEWVIHDGKRAKNHLLEANLRLVVSLAKRYTGRGMLFLDLIQEGNLGLIRAVEKFDYTKGFKFSTYATWWIRQAITRAMADQARTIRIPVHMVEVINKLARVQRQMLQDLGREPTPEELALELDMTPEKVVEVQKYGREPISLHTPLGEDGDSEFGDLIEDSEAVVPADAVSFTLLQEQLHSVLDTLSEREAGVVAMRFGLTDGQPKTLDEIGKVYGVTRERIRQIESKTMSKLRHPSRSQVLRDYLD is encoded by the coding sequence GTGTCGGCCAAGAAGACAACAGCACCGGTGTTAACAGAACCCGGTACAACTGCAACCAAGCGCAAGACCTCCGCTGCTAAACCGGCGTCGAAGGCCGCCACCGCGCGTGGCGCCAAGCGCGTGGCAAACGAAGGCAGCGTAGACACGAAGGCTCCTGAGGCTACCTCTGGAGAAGTTCCCGAGCAGGAGGCCGGGTCGGGCGCCGCGGACGTCGACGCCGCAGACACTGAAACTGCAGAGCCGGAGGCCGCGGAAGCTACTACCGGCAGCGGGTTTGTCTACTCGGACGCTGACGACGACGATGCGCCGGCACAGCAGGTCGTTTCCGCAGGAGCAACTGCGGACCCGGTCAAGGACTACCTGAAGCAGATCGGCAAGGTCGCTCTTCTCAACGCCGAACAGGAAGTTGATCTCGCTCTCCGCATCGAGGCGGGCCTGTTCGCCGAGGAGAAACTTGCGGCGAATGAAAATATCGACCCGAAGCTGCGTCGGGAACTCGAATGGGTTATCCATGACGGAAAGCGCGCCAAGAACCACCTTCTCGAGGCAAACCTCCGTCTCGTAGTTTCGCTGGCCAAGCGCTACACCGGCCGCGGCATGCTCTTCCTGGATCTGATTCAGGAAGGCAACCTGGGCCTCATCCGTGCTGTGGAGAAGTTCGACTACACCAAGGGTTTCAAGTTCTCGACCTATGCAACATGGTGGATTCGCCAGGCGATTACCCGGGCCATGGCAGACCAGGCCCGCACCATCCGTATTCCGGTACATATGGTGGAAGTCATCAACAAGCTGGCCCGCGTCCAGCGCCAGATGCTGCAGGACCTCGGCCGCGAACCCACACCGGAGGAGCTTGCGCTTGAACTCGACATGACCCCTGAAAAGGTTGTCGAAGTTCAGAAGTACGGCCGCGAGCCCATTTCCCTGCACACTCCGCTCGGCGAGGACGGAGATTCCGAGTTCGGCGATTTGATCGAGGACTCGGAAGCGGTTGTCCCCGCGGACGCGGTGAGCTTCACCCTTCTTCAGGAGCAGCTTCACTCCGTTCTGGACACTTTGTCGGAGCGTGAAGCAGGTGTGGTTGCCATGCGGTTCGGTCTCACTGATGGTCAGCCGAAGACCCTCGATGAGATCGGCAAGGTGTACGGCGTCACCCGTGAGCGCATCCGCCAGATAGAGTCCAAGACCATGTCGAAGCTTCGGCACCCGTCACGGTCACAGGTGCTCCGGGACTATCTGGACTAG
- a CDS encoding DUF7455 domain-containing protein, which translates to MTTATATRELTALHRCDRCGAQAYVRAVLQSSGGELLFCGHHARAVESTLRPQTSEWQDETARLTEKAQSTVEA; encoded by the coding sequence ATGACAACAGCTACAGCAACCCGTGAGCTGACCGCTTTGCACCGTTGTGACCGGTGCGGGGCTCAGGCCTATGTGCGCGCAGTCCTTCAGTCCTCCGGTGGTGAGCTTCTCTTCTGCGGGCATCACGCCCGCGCCGTGGAGAGCACTCTCCGTCCGCAGACGTCAGAGTGGCAGGATGAAACCGCCCGGCTGACCGAGAAGGCGCAGAGCACTGTAGAGGCGTAG
- a CDS encoding M56 family metallopeptidase: protein MFWASHFLAALAVVLAWPAPIALSRAQWPSRSPFTAMILWQAIALAGGLSMIGAMLVWGLEPLGGNLPEALRGLWDILVNNRPADTLGLVHVFALSAASLLTAHLVFTLLITYARIKGQRRRHRNLLNLLSSPSHTNPSTLVIKHPAPVAYCLPGGARSVTVLSDGLMGLLSEEELRAVLVHERAHLSQRHHLLLWAFAAWRSALPWLPTSRLAQRAVNELIEMLADDEAVKEVDQETLVGAIAIVATGSHGPSASQGRSGVTPDQAWSDAAAGQDTEQDDASLSTVHRLRRLLEPQVPLTPAQTFAALATSALLLTVPTALLIAPGFLG, encoded by the coding sequence ATGTTCTGGGCCTCACACTTCCTGGCTGCGCTTGCCGTGGTTCTGGCCTGGCCTGCGCCCATCGCACTTTCCCGCGCACAGTGGCCCTCGCGTTCGCCGTTTACGGCGATGATCCTGTGGCAGGCAATAGCCCTCGCCGGGGGTCTCTCGATGATCGGCGCCATGCTGGTGTGGGGGCTGGAACCGCTGGGAGGCAATCTGCCCGAAGCGCTGCGCGGCCTCTGGGATATTCTGGTCAACAACCGCCCGGCGGACACTCTCGGCCTGGTCCACGTCTTTGCGCTCAGCGCCGCGAGCCTCCTGACCGCCCACCTCGTGTTCACCCTGCTGATCACCTATGCGCGGATCAAGGGGCAACGACGACGGCACCGGAACCTGCTCAACCTGTTGAGTTCGCCCTCGCACACTAACCCATCCACGCTCGTGATCAAGCACCCGGCACCCGTGGCCTATTGTCTGCCCGGCGGTGCCCGCTCCGTGACGGTCCTCTCGGACGGCCTGATGGGGCTGCTCTCGGAGGAGGAACTGCGGGCGGTTTTGGTGCATGAGCGTGCTCACCTGAGCCAGCGGCATCACCTTCTGCTCTGGGCCTTCGCGGCTTGGCGTTCGGCGCTGCCCTGGCTTCCGACGTCGCGCCTGGCCCAGCGGGCGGTCAACGAGCTGATCGAGATGCTCGCGGACGATGAGGCTGTCAAGGAAGTGGACCAGGAGACCCTTGTCGGAGCAATCGCCATTGTGGCGACCGGCTCGCACGGTCCGTCGGCTTCACAGGGACGCTCGGGTGTCACCCCGGATCAGGCATGGTCTGATGCCGCAGCAGGGCAGGATACCGAGCAGGATGATGCCTCCCTCTCAACGGTTCACCGGCTGCGCCGCCTGCTTGAGCCGCAGGTGCCGCTCACCCCCGCCCAGACTTTCGCGGCCCTCGCCACATCGGCACTGCTGCTGACCGTCCCGACAGCCCTGCTGATCGCGCCCGGCTTCCTGGGCTGA
- a CDS encoding DUF4192 domain-containing protein — protein sequence MTANAPHPEAPIKVSTPADILSYVPHILGFQPCESLVFLTMSGKRVGATLRLDLPPADSDPLDYASTVRDYLESDSSADGVLMAVYTDAEWAEPDSPPYARLIHCLDLVLDAAGLPLLDGWLVSSSHWRDYFCEDESCCPWPGHPLTRITESILNAELVYQGSTYAESLAAAVGAPDAGHGNEINELAASYIEQWHGRWDKTSLGRDSLILWDALLSRPADTQEPAASPEVVSFLLAGLTSAPVRDSLIVLAAAGADAAQKSAVSAGVLPADPDEVDLPNACDALKSIQSAQPGEVSAEPVDPENSDNPAALYREVFLATLSMPDWDRLDAAHALFLRLTAVASGQPRAALFSILGWLEWARGRGSRAHHYLQQALDEAPGYTLAELLMTLVGTGSLAPWARRRETAWTSDSRRAA from the coding sequence ATGACAGCAAACGCACCCCATCCCGAAGCCCCCATCAAGGTCAGCACGCCGGCCGACATCCTCAGCTACGTTCCCCACATCCTCGGCTTCCAACCGTGTGAGAGCCTCGTCTTCCTCACGATGTCGGGCAAGCGCGTGGGCGCCACCCTTCGTCTCGACCTTCCGCCCGCGGACTCTGATCCGCTGGACTATGCATCCACGGTGCGGGATTACCTTGAGTCTGACTCGTCCGCTGACGGTGTGCTGATGGCGGTGTACACCGACGCCGAGTGGGCGGAGCCCGACTCACCGCCGTACGCACGGTTGATCCACTGCCTTGACCTGGTGCTCGACGCCGCAGGACTGCCCCTGTTGGACGGATGGCTCGTCAGCTCCAGCCATTGGCGTGACTACTTCTGCGAAGACGAGTCCTGCTGTCCCTGGCCGGGCCACCCTCTTACCCGCATCACCGAAAGCATCCTGAATGCGGAATTGGTTTACCAGGGGAGCACGTACGCCGAGTCTCTGGCAGCGGCGGTGGGGGCACCCGACGCCGGACACGGCAACGAAATCAATGAACTGGCCGCCTCCTACATCGAGCAGTGGCACGGAAGGTGGGACAAGACCAGCCTTGGCCGTGATTCCCTTATCCTCTGGGACGCGCTACTTTCCCGCCCGGCAGATACGCAGGAACCAGCAGCATCGCCGGAGGTTGTTTCTTTCCTCCTCGCTGGTCTGACCAGCGCGCCCGTGCGGGACAGCCTTATTGTGCTGGCGGCTGCGGGTGCGGACGCTGCCCAGAAATCCGCCGTCTCGGCCGGAGTACTGCCGGCGGATCCGGACGAGGTGGACCTTCCGAACGCCTGCGACGCGCTGAAGAGCATTCAGTCTGCACAACCCGGGGAAGTCTCTGCTGAACCTGTGGATCCTGAGAACAGTGACAATCCCGCGGCTCTCTATCGAGAGGTTTTCCTGGCCACGCTCAGCATGCCGGACTGGGATCGCCTGGATGCAGCGCACGCTCTCTTCCTGCGGCTGACGGCCGTGGCGAGTGGGCAGCCGCGAGCGGCACTCTTCAGTATTCTCGGCTGGCTCGAGTGGGCGCGAGGCAGGGGCTCCCGTGCCCACCACTACCTGCAGCAGGCTCTGGACGAGGCGCCGGGTTACACCCTCGCTGAACTCCTGATGACGCTGGTCGGGACGGGTTCCCTTGCACCGTGGGCGCGTCGGCGCGAGACCGCATGGACCTCCGATTCCCGCAGGGCAGCCTAA
- a CDS encoding proteasome assembly chaperone family protein yields the protein MLEPQSLYNVSNSIRDDPSLQGLPLIAGFTGFVDAGQVVAQVRDELLGSLDHEVLAVFDTDQLIDYRSRRPRITFEQDHLRDYQPPALELRVLQDGLGEKFLFLSGMEPDLQWERFCAAVAQLISLFKVPLVSWVHSLPMPVPHTRPLGVTVHGNRGDLIEGMGSTWRPTAELQSSIGHLLELRLAQSGHDVVGYVVHVPHYLAEAEYPPAAVTALEYLGASIGRVLPTDRLRQAGRDVERQIARQVDNSAEVQGVVSSLEKRYDEHSDGSRRSLLVKQNMELADAEELGSAVEAFLAGPRAADELAATLNDSGDGESDASGATDDTEDGGDRTGH from the coding sequence ATGTTGGAGCCGCAAAGCCTGTACAACGTCAGTAACTCAATTCGTGATGATCCGTCCCTCCAGGGACTTCCGCTGATTGCCGGCTTCACCGGCTTCGTCGACGCCGGCCAAGTGGTAGCGCAGGTGCGCGATGAGCTGCTCGGGTCGCTTGACCACGAGGTGCTGGCGGTGTTCGATACCGACCAGCTCATTGACTACCGAAGCCGCCGGCCCCGCATCACGTTCGAGCAGGATCATTTGCGGGATTACCAGCCGCCCGCCCTTGAGCTCCGGGTCCTTCAGGACGGGCTGGGCGAAAAATTCCTTTTCCTGAGCGGCATGGAGCCGGACCTGCAGTGGGAAAGGTTCTGCGCCGCCGTCGCGCAGCTCATTTCCCTGTTCAAGGTTCCGTTGGTCTCCTGGGTCCATTCCCTTCCCATGCCCGTCCCTCACACCCGCCCGCTCGGCGTCACCGTGCACGGGAACCGGGGGGACCTGATCGAAGGGATGGGTTCCACCTGGCGGCCCACGGCCGAACTGCAGTCCTCCATCGGACACCTGCTGGAGCTGCGACTCGCGCAGTCCGGTCACGACGTCGTTGGTTATGTCGTACACGTGCCGCATTACCTGGCGGAAGCGGAATATCCGCCCGCTGCGGTGACCGCACTGGAATATCTCGGCGCATCCATCGGCCGTGTTTTGCCCACTGACCGGCTACGGCAAGCAGGCCGGGACGTGGAGCGGCAGATCGCGCGTCAGGTGGACAACTCTGCCGAGGTGCAGGGAGTGGTGTCGTCGCTGGAGAAGCGTTACGACGAGCACTCGGACGGCTCCCGCCGGTCACTGCTGGTCAAGCAGAACATGGAGCTCGCCGATGCCGAGGAGCTTGGTTCCGCCGTCGAGGCCTTTCTGGCGGGGCCGCGTGCGGCCGATGAACTCGCCGCAACACTGAATGATTCAGGAGACGGCGAAAGCGACGCGTCAGGCGCGACGGATGATACCGAAGACGGAGGGGACCGGACTGGGCACTGA
- a CDS encoding BlaI/MecI/CopY family transcriptional regulator — translation MATLGELERTVMDLLWGTQEAMTANTLRDALALAPEGTAQGKELAVTTVLTVLSRLEKKGLVERERDTRPHRYRAVTSREDHTAELMHEVLVTAPDREAVLARFIGSVSESEARTLRRLLDSN, via the coding sequence ATGGCCACGCTCGGTGAACTCGAACGCACAGTGATGGACCTGCTGTGGGGCACCCAGGAGGCCATGACCGCGAACACCCTTCGTGATGCATTGGCACTCGCCCCGGAAGGTACGGCGCAAGGCAAGGAACTCGCGGTCACCACAGTGTTGACCGTCCTGTCCCGGCTTGAGAAGAAGGGCCTGGTCGAGCGTGAACGGGACACCCGTCCGCACCGCTACCGCGCAGTAACCAGCCGTGAAGACCACACCGCTGAACTCATGCACGAAGTACTGGTAACCGCTCCCGATCGCGAGGCCGTCCTCGCACGCTTCATCGGCAGTGTCTCTGAGAGCGAGGCCCGCACGCTCCGGCGGCTTCTGGACAGCAACTAA
- a CDS encoding DNA gyrase/topoisomerase IV subunit B: MAPSSEYTARHLSVLEGLEAVRKRPGMYIGSTDSRGLMHCLWEIIDNSVDEALAGHGQSIKVILHADGSVEVHDDGRGVPVDAEPKTGLSGVEVVFTKLHAGGKFGGGSYTASGGLHGVGASVVNALSARLDVQVDRGGKTYQMSFRRGEPGRFADERKPLPTAKFAPFVDSSRLEVVGNTKRGVTGTRIRYWADRQIFTPDAKFSYEELQARARQTSFLVPGLSITLRDERALPGTDGVVEEVFHHDGGISEFAEFLAIDHAVTDVWRLHGSGRFKESVPVLDDQGHSRIAEVERDCEVDIALRWGIGYDTTVKSFVNIIATPKGGTHQSGFEQALLKTFRKVVEVNARKLKAGSDKLEKDDVFAGLTAVLTVRLAEPQFEGQTKEILGTSAVRAIVAKVVETQILAKLSSSARGDKAQSALLLEKVVAEMKSRVSARVHKETQRRKNALETSSMPTKLADCRIDDSERSELFIVEGDSALGTAKLARSSDYQALLPIRGKILNVQKASVGDMLSNAECAALIQVVGAGSGRSFSLDAARYGKIILMTDADVDGAHIRTLLLTLFFRYMRPLVDAGRVFAAVPPLHRVEIINPGSKTNETVYTYSDQELHRLLTTLEGEGRRYKEPIQRYKGLGEMDAGQLAETTMDPRHRTLRRVRIQEAESAERVFDLLMGSDVAPRKDFIVAGAASLDRDRIDA; this comes from the coding sequence GTGGCACCCAGCTCTGAATACACAGCCCGCCATCTTTCCGTCCTCGAAGGGCTTGAGGCGGTCCGTAAGCGTCCCGGCATGTACATCGGTTCCACTGATTCCCGGGGCCTCATGCACTGCCTTTGGGAAATCATCGACAACTCGGTTGATGAGGCGCTCGCGGGCCATGGGCAGAGCATCAAGGTCATCCTCCATGCTGACGGGTCAGTGGAGGTACATGACGACGGCCGGGGCGTTCCGGTAGATGCGGAACCCAAAACCGGTCTAAGCGGCGTTGAGGTGGTCTTCACGAAACTGCACGCCGGCGGCAAGTTCGGCGGCGGCTCCTACACCGCCTCCGGCGGCCTCCACGGCGTCGGCGCCAGCGTGGTCAATGCGCTGTCGGCCCGCCTCGACGTTCAGGTGGACCGCGGCGGCAAGACCTACCAGATGTCCTTCCGGAGAGGTGAGCCGGGGCGATTCGCCGACGAGCGCAAGCCGCTGCCTACGGCGAAGTTCGCCCCCTTCGTCGACAGCTCCCGTCTCGAGGTCGTCGGCAACACGAAGCGCGGAGTGACGGGAACGAGGATTCGGTACTGGGCGGACCGGCAGATTTTCACCCCTGATGCAAAGTTCTCCTACGAAGAACTGCAGGCTCGTGCGCGGCAGACTTCATTCCTGGTGCCAGGGCTGAGCATCACTCTTCGGGATGAGCGAGCCCTTCCAGGCACGGACGGGGTGGTCGAGGAAGTCTTCCATCACGACGGTGGAATCTCCGAGTTCGCTGAGTTCCTCGCCATTGACCACGCGGTCACCGACGTATGGCGCCTGCACGGTTCCGGCCGTTTCAAGGAGTCCGTGCCCGTCCTCGATGACCAGGGCCACAGCCGGATCGCGGAGGTCGAGCGTGACTGTGAGGTGGATATCGCGCTGCGCTGGGGGATCGGCTACGACACCACGGTGAAGAGTTTCGTCAACATCATTGCCACACCCAAGGGCGGAACCCACCAGTCCGGCTTCGAACAGGCGCTGTTGAAAACCTTCCGGAAAGTGGTCGAGGTCAACGCCCGCAAGCTCAAGGCGGGCAGTGACAAGCTGGAGAAAGACGACGTCTTTGCGGGCCTCACAGCGGTCCTGACCGTGCGGCTTGCCGAGCCGCAGTTCGAAGGGCAAACCAAGGAAATCCTCGGAACGTCTGCCGTCCGGGCCATCGTTGCCAAGGTGGTGGAAACCCAGATCCTGGCAAAGCTGAGTTCATCGGCCCGCGGAGACAAGGCACAGTCCGCACTGCTGCTGGAGAAGGTTGTCGCCGAGATGAAGTCCCGCGTATCGGCTCGCGTGCACAAGGAAACCCAGCGCCGGAAGAATGCTCTGGAGACGTCCTCCATGCCGACCAAGCTTGCAGACTGCCGCATTGACGACTCCGAGCGTTCTGAACTGTTCATTGTTGAGGGAGACAGCGCGCTGGGGACCGCCAAGCTGGCGAGGTCCTCCGACTATCAGGCGCTGCTGCCCATCCGGGGAAAGATCCTCAACGTGCAGAAGGCCTCGGTGGGTGACATGCTCTCCAACGCCGAGTGCGCAGCGCTGATCCAGGTTGTCGGTGCGGGGTCGGGCCGCAGCTTCTCACTCGATGCGGCCCGCTACGGCAAGATCATCCTGATGACGGACGCCGATGTCGACGGCGCCCACATCCGTACCCTGCTGCTTACCCTGTTCTTCAGGTACATGCGTCCGCTGGTTGATGCCGGCCGGGTCTTCGCGGCCGTTCCACCGCTGCACCGGGTGGAGATAATCAACCCCGGCAGCAAGACGAACGAAACCGTCTATACCTACTCGGACCAGGAGCTCCACCGACTGCTCACCACCCTTGAGGGTGAGGGCAGGCGCTACAAGGAACCCATCCAGCGGTACAAGGGGCTGGGGGAGATGGATGCCGGGCAGTTGGCCGAGACCACCATGGACCCGCGCCACCGCACCCTGCGCAGAGTCCGGATTCAGGAGGCCGAATCGGCTGAGCGGGTCTTCGACCTCCTGATGGGTAGTGACGTTGCGCCGCGCAAGGACTTTATTGTGGCGGGCGCAGCGTCCCTCGATCGTGACCGCATCGACGCTTAG
- a CDS encoding leucyl aminopeptidase: MSNTSDIHLTAVSRDIKKSACEVLVIGTAQSPDGPVLLENPLTAKSARALTDSLPSLGVTGAADEVRRFPGLPETGADVLVLSGTGRTVAGTPLSDETLRRAAGAAARQLGGVESLAVALPAATVAQAAAIAEGILLGSYTYTEHYSAVGGKAPRPSAATLSRVVILTPAAQDRTLKAALERAQALGRGVNVTRTLVNQPPSHLYPESFAQFAREHVKGLPVKVTVLDEKRLEKDGYGGILGVGKGSSRPPRLVKLEYSPAKSKINLALVGKGITFDSGGLSLKPGAGMQTMKLDMAGAAVVLASVAAIARLGLPVSVSGWLCLAENMPSGTAQRPSDVLTTFGGRTVEVLNTDAEGRLVMADALAAASCEYPDAIIDIATLTGAQMVALGKRVSGVMGDDGVRDAVKAAADRIGEQFWPMPLPEELRPSLDSTVADIANIGEKFGGMMTAAVFLREFVGEVDGKKIPWAHLDIAGPAFNEGGAYGYTPKGATGVGVRTLLAYVEDVVERAEKHSA; encoded by the coding sequence GTGAGCAACACCAGCGATATCCACCTGACCGCAGTCTCCCGGGACATCAAGAAATCCGCGTGCGAGGTCCTGGTGATCGGCACCGCCCAGAGCCCCGACGGACCCGTGCTCCTGGAGAACCCGCTCACGGCAAAATCCGCCCGCGCGCTTACTGACAGCCTCCCTTCGCTGGGAGTGACTGGAGCCGCTGATGAAGTGCGCCGTTTTCCCGGATTGCCTGAAACCGGGGCCGATGTACTGGTTCTTTCCGGTACGGGACGCACCGTCGCCGGAACCCCTTTGTCGGATGAGACGCTACGCCGCGCAGCAGGAGCTGCGGCGCGGCAGCTGGGCGGCGTGGAGAGCCTCGCTGTTGCCCTTCCCGCTGCAACAGTCGCGCAGGCTGCGGCCATAGCCGAGGGGATCCTCCTGGGGAGCTACACGTACACCGAGCACTACTCAGCAGTCGGCGGCAAGGCGCCGCGCCCCTCCGCGGCCACTCTTTCGCGCGTCGTGATCCTCACCCCCGCTGCACAGGACCGCACGCTGAAGGCGGCGCTTGAGCGGGCGCAGGCACTCGGTCGCGGAGTCAACGTGACGCGCACGCTTGTCAACCAGCCACCGAGCCATCTCTACCCGGAATCGTTCGCGCAATTCGCCCGGGAGCATGTCAAGGGTCTGCCGGTGAAGGTAACCGTGCTGGATGAAAAGAGACTGGAGAAGGACGGCTACGGTGGGATTCTTGGCGTGGGCAAGGGTTCTTCCCGTCCGCCGAGACTGGTGAAGCTCGAATACTCTCCCGCCAAGTCGAAAATCAACCTCGCGCTGGTGGGCAAGGGAATCACTTTCGACTCCGGCGGTTTGTCCCTGAAGCCCGGCGCCGGGATGCAGACGATGAAGCTGGACATGGCGGGCGCCGCCGTCGTACTTGCTTCCGTTGCCGCGATTGCCCGGCTTGGTCTGCCGGTCAGCGTGAGTGGTTGGCTCTGCCTGGCGGAGAATATGCCCTCGGGTACGGCACAGCGCCCCTCCGATGTGCTCACAACCTTCGGTGGCCGCACCGTTGAAGTGCTCAACACGGATGCCGAGGGGCGCCTGGTGATGGCCGACGCCCTCGCGGCCGCCAGCTGCGAATACCCGGACGCGATTATCGACATAGCCACCCTGACCGGTGCGCAGATGGTTGCGCTCGGAAAGCGCGTCTCCGGTGTCATGGGGGATGACGGCGTACGGGATGCGGTGAAAGCTGCTGCTGATCGTATCGGTGAGCAGTTCTGGCCCATGCCCCTGCCGGAGGAACTGCGTCCGAGCCTCGACTCGACGGTCGCCGACATAGCGAATATCGGGGAGAAATTCGGCGGCATGATGACCGCCGCCGTGTTCCTCCGTGAATTCGTCGGGGAAGTCGACGGGAAGAAGATCCCGTGGGCGCACCTCGATATCGCCGGTCCCGCCTTCAACGAGGGCGGCGCGTACGGCTACACACCCAAGGGTGCAACAGGCGTCGGCGTGCGCACTCTGCTGGCCTATGTGGAAGACGTCGTCGAACGTGCCGAGAAGCACTCCGCCTGA
- a CDS encoding MFS transporter, producing the protein MIPKTEGTGLGTDPVAGMNRRAWLVWGAGVLAYLIAVTQRTSFGVAGIEATERFDASASALAVFTVAQLVVYAGLQIPVGVLVDRFGPRIMIVSGAVLMALGQTQLAFADSIPSGIVGRLLVGGGDAMTFVAVLRLLPAWFETRRIPVLTQLTGILGQLGQILSVIPFLAVLQFAGWSTAFLSAAGLGVLSAVLALALIRDHPEGHDQRSRASLRQTGVSLTEAWKQPGTRLGLWCHFTTQFSGTVFVLMWGYPYLVSAEKLAAGTASVLMTLFVVVGMICGPLLGVYVARHPLRRSTMVLAITVATALAWLVVLTYPGRAPVWLLVLLVVTLAVGGPGSMIGFDFARTFNPASRLGTATGIVNIGGFTAALLTMFAVGLTLDLLLASGFSNGELYALNSFRIAFAVQFVVLGIGTVAILVLRRRVRAQLARQSIIVPPLRQAIAREVRRRREARR; encoded by the coding sequence ATGATACCGAAGACGGAGGGGACCGGACTGGGCACTGATCCGGTTGCCGGAATGAACCGGCGCGCCTGGCTGGTATGGGGCGCCGGTGTCCTGGCGTACCTCATAGCAGTTACCCAGCGCACTTCCTTCGGTGTAGCAGGAATCGAAGCAACCGAGCGGTTCGACGCGTCAGCGTCTGCTCTGGCTGTCTTCACTGTGGCGCAGCTCGTGGTGTACGCCGGACTGCAGATTCCAGTGGGCGTCCTGGTCGACAGATTCGGCCCGCGCATCATGATTGTCAGCGGTGCGGTTCTGATGGCGCTGGGACAGACCCAGCTTGCGTTCGCCGATTCTATTCCGTCCGGGATTGTTGGCCGGCTGCTGGTCGGCGGTGGAGACGCGATGACTTTCGTTGCAGTCCTCAGGCTGCTTCCTGCATGGTTCGAAACCCGGAGAATCCCCGTGCTGACCCAGCTCACGGGCATTCTTGGACAGCTCGGCCAGATCCTCAGCGTCATCCCATTCCTGGCCGTCCTGCAATTCGCCGGCTGGAGCACCGCTTTCCTGTCCGCGGCCGGTCTGGGAGTCCTGTCGGCCGTCCTCGCTCTTGCCTTGATCCGCGATCATCCGGAGGGACACGATCAGCGAAGCCGCGCCTCACTGCGGCAGACCGGAGTCTCCCTCACCGAAGCGTGGAAGCAGCCCGGAACCCGCCTCGGCCTCTGGTGCCACTTCACTACGCAGTTCTCGGGTACCGTCTTCGTTCTGATGTGGGGCTACCCCTACCTGGTGAGCGCTGAAAAGCTCGCCGCAGGGACAGCTTCGGTGCTGATGACCCTCTTCGTTGTGGTTGGAATGATCTGCGGGCCGCTCCTGGGCGTGTACGTCGCCCGGCACCCGCTGCGCCGCTCGACCATGGTCCTGGCAATTACCGTGGCCACCGCGCTGGCGTGGCTGGTGGTACTGACCTACCCCGGAAGAGCTCCCGTCTGGCTGCTCGTGCTGCTGGTCGTTACGCTGGCCGTCGGCGGCCCGGGGTCCATGATCGGTTTCGACTTTGCCCGCACCTTCAATCCGGCGTCGCGGCTCGGGACCGCGACCGGCATCGTCAACATCGGCGGATTCACAGCGGCACTCCTCACCATGTTCGCCGTAGGCCTGACTCTCGACCTGCTTCTGGCAAGCGGGTTCTCCAACGGAGAGCTGTATGCGCTGAATTCATTCAGGATTGCTTTCGCCGTTCAGTTCGTTGTGCTGGGAATCGGAACCGTGGCAATCCTGGTTCTCCGCCGTCGGGTTCGTGCCCAGTTGGCGCGTCAATCAATCATCGTGCCGCCGCTTCGGCAGGCAATTGCAAGGGAAGTACGACGGCGGCGCGAAGCCCGCAGATAG